In one window of Oleidesulfovibrio alaskensis DSM 16109 DNA:
- a CDS encoding PP2C family protein-serine/threonine phosphatase: MSALPVWKLALVIAAVTGAALLLRRLVVLPHVLSLPVARRAERLGQCDFVLFAGAGVLMALANTVINGVPLLSSGGKLILGMVALGVFVSIDLALECERRSIRLAGITEPERLPPRRFSSLTRKFFAVATVVTVLFSLIVILAVFRDLWWFTEAGLNEGSLRFVKRSILIDLSFIMGMLLVLVINLALSYSRNLRLLFDNQTQVLVRVSNGDMSGHVPVATRDEFGFIAGHTNLMIDGLRDRLRLMEGLAVAREVQETLLPSGVPHAAAQPSADGSGRLDVAGRCLYSDETGGDYYDFLENWLTEEDDTPRTGIIVGDVTGHGVGAALLMASVRAFVRMRAATPCSPAALLRDVNRQVVRDSYGTGRFVTMFLLCIEPVTHSISWAAAGHEPALVYRAADDSFTSLQAAGLPLGTMPGTVYETSCCRRLRQGDVVLLYTDGLVEARNRKGEMFGRDRVRRVMRTHAAKDAAGLLEAMGGVVRRFKDGAPQEDDITMVAVRVL; encoded by the coding sequence ATGAGCGCGCTTCCGGTCTGGAAGCTGGCACTGGTCATCGCCGCCGTTACCGGCGCGGCACTGCTGCTGCGCCGGCTGGTGGTGCTGCCGCATGTGCTCTCGCTGCCGGTGGCCCGGCGGGCGGAGCGTCTGGGGCAGTGCGACTTTGTGCTGTTTGCAGGCGCGGGAGTGCTGATGGCGCTGGCAAACACCGTGATCAACGGCGTGCCGCTGCTTTCCAGCGGGGGCAAGCTGATTCTGGGCATGGTGGCGCTGGGCGTTTTTGTTTCCATCGACCTTGCCCTTGAATGCGAGCGCCGGAGCATACGTCTGGCCGGCATAACCGAGCCGGAAAGGCTGCCTCCCCGGCGGTTTTCTTCTCTCACGCGTAAATTTTTTGCTGTGGCTACCGTGGTGACGGTGCTGTTTTCGCTTATTGTCATTCTGGCGGTGTTCCGTGATCTGTGGTGGTTTACAGAGGCAGGACTCAACGAAGGTTCACTGCGGTTTGTAAAGCGCAGCATTCTGATAGATCTTTCATTCATCATGGGCATGCTGCTGGTGCTGGTGATAAATCTTGCTTTGTCCTATTCCCGTAACCTGCGTCTGCTTTTTGATAATCAGACGCAGGTGCTGGTGCGGGTGAGCAACGGAGACATGAGCGGACATGTGCCGGTTGCCACCAGAGACGAGTTCGGATTCATCGCGGGGCATACCAACCTGATGATAGACGGGTTGCGCGACAGGCTGCGGCTGATGGAAGGGCTGGCTGTGGCGCGTGAAGTGCAGGAGACGCTGCTGCCTTCCGGTGTGCCGCATGCCGCAGCGCAGCCGTCAGCGGACGGTTCCGGACGGCTGGATGTGGCGGGAAGGTGCCTTTACAGCGATGAGACCGGCGGCGATTATTATGACTTTCTTGAAAACTGGCTTACGGAAGAAGACGATACGCCCCGCACGGGCATCATTGTGGGTGATGTGACGGGGCATGGCGTCGGGGCTGCGCTGCTGATGGCTTCCGTGCGGGCGTTTGTGCGTATGCGCGCCGCCACGCCGTGCAGTCCGGCGGCACTGCTGCGCGACGTGAACAGGCAGGTGGTGCGCGACAGTTACGGAACAGGCCGTTTTGTGACCATGTTTCTGCTTTGCATCGAGCCGGTTACGCACAGTATTTCGTGGGCTGCAGCCGGTCACGAACCGGCTCTGGTGTATCGTGCCGCCGACGATTCATTTACTTCGCTGCAGGCTGCTGGTCTGCCGCTGGGAACCATGCCCGGCACGGTGTACGAAACATCCTGCTGCCGCAGATTGCGTCAGGGCGATGTGGTTCTGCTGTATACCGACGGGCTGGTGGAGGCCCGCAACCGTAAAGGGGAAATGTTCGGGCGCGACAGAGTGCGCAGAGTCATGCGTACCCATGCCGCCAAAGACGCCGCGGGACTGCTGGAAGCCATGGGCGGAGTGGTGCGGCGGTTTAAGGACGGTGCGCCGCAGGAGGACGATATAACCATGGTTGCCGTGCGCGTCCTGTAG
- a CDS encoding PqqD family protein: MKLFKKKTKIAAPADRHAALAFVPVIPEGIRQSHETGGCVRLHYAAAPGRLAALVRGAAPVPRTLELDELGTAVWMLIDGRRPVSGIAQALAQRYKLHQSEAELSVSAFLRQLGRRGLIVLREP; the protein is encoded by the coding sequence TTGAAATTATTTAAAAAAAAAACCAAGATCGCAGCACCCGCGGACAGACACGCCGCGCTTGCGTTTGTGCCCGTCATACCGGAAGGCATACGCCAGTCACATGAGACCGGCGGCTGCGTGCGGCTGCACTATGCCGCTGCGCCCGGCAGGCTGGCAGCACTGGTGCGCGGCGCCGCGCCTGTGCCGCGCACGCTTGAACTGGACGAACTGGGCACGGCCGTCTGGATGCTCATCGACGGCAGGCGTCCGGTTTCGGGCATCGCTCAGGCACTGGCACAACGCTACAAGCTGCACCAGTCAGAAGCCGAACTGTCCGTAAGCGCATTTCTGCGCCAGCTGGGCAGACGGGGGCTGATAGTTCTCAGAGAACCATAA
- a CDS encoding LarC family nickel insertion protein, protein MQLFMDCGFGLGGDMFIAGLAGLGCDFAPLEGMLCSAGIDVSIEIRSERRGGLAGMRADVRWTGAQPLRHAAQLEQVITALDITPAVRDRAVNAVHRLAEAEGAVHGIDPREVHFHEVGAVDTLVDIVGAFWGLERLNIDTVVCSPLPWFSGTVCCEHGIMPLPAPATAVLMQGKPVTATAFREELITPTGALIVDSAADRFADGPEGVLLRGASAFGSRPEGGPLRLFLIEPQSHRHDDIIYTLETHIDHLTGEELGHAFDALLQAGALDVLFTPGVMKKNRPGGALTVLCSAEHLAVVEEAVIHHTHTLGLRRSRSTRVVLPRGKGTVQAGGHAVAAKEYAVQGRDMSRAEYEALAALARRTGRSLPELRMMLSGGDEDAD, encoded by the coding sequence TTGCAACTGTTCATGGACTGCGGGTTCGGTCTTGGCGGCGATATGTTTATTGCCGGTCTTGCGGGGCTGGGGTGTGACTTTGCTCCTCTGGAGGGCATGCTCTGCAGCGCCGGCATAGACGTATCCATTGAAATACGTTCCGAGCGGCGCGGGGGACTGGCCGGAATGCGCGCCGATGTGCGCTGGACCGGAGCGCAGCCGCTGCGCCATGCGGCGCAGCTGGAACAGGTGATAACGGCGCTGGACATTACGCCCGCTGTACGCGACCGGGCGGTGAACGCCGTGCACCGGCTGGCAGAGGCCGAAGGTGCCGTGCACGGCATTGATCCGCGCGAGGTGCATTTTCATGAAGTGGGGGCCGTGGATACGCTGGTGGATATAGTGGGCGCCTTCTGGGGACTTGAGAGACTGAACATCGATACCGTTGTCTGCTCTCCGTTGCCGTGGTTTTCAGGCACGGTGTGCTGTGAACACGGCATCATGCCCCTGCCTGCGCCTGCCACAGCGGTGCTGATGCAGGGCAAACCTGTAACTGCCACAGCGTTCAGGGAAGAGCTGATAACCCCAACGGGGGCCCTCATCGTCGACTCGGCGGCGGACAGATTCGCCGACGGGCCGGAAGGAGTACTGCTGCGCGGCGCCTCGGCGTTCGGTTCGCGTCCGGAAGGTGGTCCGCTGCGGCTTTTTCTGATCGAGCCGCAGTCGCACAGACACGATGACATCATCTACACGCTGGAAACCCACATAGATCATCTGACGGGCGAGGAGCTGGGCCACGCCTTTGATGCGCTGCTGCAGGCGGGGGCGCTGGATGTCCTGTTCACCCCCGGTGTGATGAAAAAAAACCGCCCCGGCGGAGCGCTGACCGTGCTGTGCAGCGCAGAACATCTTGCCGTCGTGGAAGAAGCAGTCATACACCATACACACACGCTGGGTCTGCGTCGCAGCCGCAGTACACGGGTGGTGCTGCCCCGCGGAAAGGGAACGGTGCAGGCGGGCGGCCACGCCGTGGCGGCAAAGGAGTATGCCGTGCAGGGCAGAGATATGAGCAGGGCGGAATATGAGGCTCTGGCAGCGCTGGCGCGCAGGACAGGCCGTTCGCTGCCGGAACTGCGCATGATGCTGTCCGGCGGTGATGAAGACGCGGATTGA
- a CDS encoding CBS domain-containing protein, translating to MLIRDWMSRDVISATPEMSMMRAAKLMKEHSFDRLPIVDKDNKLVGIISDRDIKEASPSKATTLDVHELYYLLSEIKVNDIMTRDVVAAKPDDTVENAALVMLERDFSGMPVVDDDGRLTGIITDKDIFKVLLSITGARHGGVQFGFLLPNSPGTLKPIVDTLREHKARITSILTFEDRDDGMRQVFIRIRPMDRSDENTLIEQLKSRYRVTYWSRANVHTVSF from the coding sequence ATGCTGATTCGCGACTGGATGTCAAGAGACGTCATCAGCGCCACACCGGAAATGTCCATGATGCGCGCCGCAAAGCTGATGAAGGAACACAGCTTTGACCGGCTGCCCATAGTGGATAAGGATAACAAGCTGGTCGGCATCATTTCTGACAGGGATATAAAGGAAGCTTCCCCCTCCAAGGCCACCACCCTTGATGTTCACGAACTGTACTATCTGCTGTCTGAAATCAAGGTCAATGACATAATGACCCGTGACGTGGTGGCGGCAAAACCCGACGATACCGTGGAAAATGCGGCCCTTGTCATGCTGGAGCGCGACTTCAGCGGTATGCCGGTTGTAGATGACGACGGCAGACTGACCGGCATCATCACCGACAAGGATATCTTCAAGGTTCTGCTTTCCATCACCGGCGCACGGCACGGCGGGGTGCAGTTCGGCTTTCTGCTGCCCAATTCGCCGGGCACACTCAAACCCATTGTGGACACTCTGCGCGAACACAAGGCCCGCATCACGTCCATACTCACCTTTGAAGACCGCGATGACGGCATGCGGCAGGTTTTCATACGCATCCGCCCCATGGACCGGTCCGACGAAAACACCCTTATCGAACAGCTCAAGTCACGTTACCGCGTTACATACTGGTCGCGTGCCAATGTACACACCGTGTCATTCTGA